In Arsenicicoccus sp. oral taxon 190, the following are encoded in one genomic region:
- the rnc gene encoding ribonuclease III, with the protein MTSRAATGPDGTQQRPVGALVDHLAQVVGERVDESLLLRALTHRSYAYEHGGLPHNERLEFLGDSVLGLVVTDTLYRQHPREAEGQLAKLRAAVVNMRALAQVGRDLELGAYLLLGRGEESTGGRDKTSILADTTEAVIGAVYLSCGMTCAATLVHHLLDPLMASSARLGAALDWKTSLQELTSTLGIGVPEYRLTDEGPDHLKVFTARAVVGEETLGEGVGRSKKEAEQKAAEVAWTALDERAAEPATPEAARASTAEVAGVSTPESSASATPEAQETVATSPDGTPSGDVLERT; encoded by the coding sequence ATGACGTCACGCGCCGCGACCGGTCCCGATGGCACGCAGCAGCGGCCCGTCGGCGCCCTCGTCGACCACCTCGCGCAGGTGGTCGGAGAGCGCGTCGACGAGTCGCTGCTGCTGCGTGCGCTGACGCACCGGTCCTACGCCTACGAGCACGGCGGCCTCCCGCACAACGAGCGGCTGGAGTTCCTTGGCGACTCGGTCCTCGGCCTGGTCGTCACCGACACCCTCTACCGCCAGCACCCGCGCGAGGCCGAGGGCCAGCTGGCCAAGCTGCGCGCCGCAGTCGTCAACATGCGGGCGCTGGCCCAGGTCGGCCGCGACCTCGAGCTCGGGGCCTACCTGCTCCTCGGCCGGGGCGAGGAGAGCACCGGGGGCCGCGACAAGACCTCGATCCTCGCGGACACCACCGAGGCCGTGATCGGCGCGGTCTACCTGTCCTGCGGCATGACCTGCGCCGCCACGCTGGTCCACCACCTGCTCGACCCGCTGATGGCCTCCAGCGCCCGCCTCGGCGCCGCGCTGGACTGGAAGACCTCGCTGCAGGAGCTCACCTCCACCCTCGGGATCGGTGTCCCGGAGTACCGCCTCACCGACGAGGGACCCGACCACCTCAAGGTCTTCACCGCGCGGGCCGTGGTGGGCGAGGAGACCCTCGGCGAGGGTGTCGGGCGCTCCAAGAAGGAGGCCGAGCAGAAGGCCGCCGAGGTCGCCTGGACCGCGCTCGACGAGCGCGCTGCGGAGCCCGCCACGCCGGAGGCTGCGAGGGCCAGCACCGCGGAGGTTGCGGGGGTCAGCACGCCGGAGTCGTCGGCCTCGGCCACGCCCGAGGCGCAGGAGACCGTCGCCACCTCGCCGGACGGCACCCCCTCCGGCGACGTCCTCGAGCGGACCTGA
- the coaD gene encoding pantetheine-phosphate adenylyltransferase: MTQVRRCICPGSYDPVTLGHVDIVERASRLYDEVVVGVLFNPAKADSGMFTIDERTRLLRESLGHLPNVVVDAYGDGLLVDLCTRLEVSAIVKGLRSGTDFAYELPMALMNTHLTGIETVFLPGNPAFEHVSSSLVKEVWRLGGYGLDLVPEPVAAALRARTP, encoded by the coding sequence ATGACCCAGGTCCGCCGCTGCATCTGCCCCGGCTCCTACGACCCCGTGACCCTGGGGCACGTAGACATCGTCGAGCGAGCCTCCCGGCTCTACGACGAGGTGGTCGTCGGGGTGCTCTTCAACCCCGCCAAGGCCGACTCCGGGATGTTCACCATCGACGAGCGCACGCGGCTGCTGCGGGAGTCGCTGGGGCACCTGCCCAACGTCGTGGTCGACGCCTACGGCGACGGGCTCCTCGTCGACCTGTGCACCCGCCTGGAGGTCTCGGCGATCGTCAAGGGCCTGCGGTCCGGGACCGACTTCGCCTACGAGCTGCCGATGGCGCTCATGAACACCCACCTCACGGGGATCGAGACCGTCTTCCTGCCCGGCAACCCCGCCTTCGAGCACGTGTCGTCCTCCCTGGTCAAGGAGGTATGGCGCCTCGGCGGCTACGGCCTGGACCTGGTGCCCGAGCCCGTGGCGGCGGCGCTGCGCGCGCGGACCCCCTGA
- the rsmD gene encoding 16S rRNA (guanine(966)-N(2))-methyltransferase RsmD yields the protein MTRIIAGTAGGRRIATPAGSGTRPTSDRVREAIFSRLEHLDVLAGAHVLDLYAGSGALGLEAASRGAAEVLLVEQDRGAAEVIRRNAADLRLPGVTVRRDTVARVTGAPCPGPRRDLVLVDPPYDLGDEALGAVLAALATGDWLAPGAVLVVERSSRSGPPTWPPALTPVGDKRYGETTVWYARHDPAADG from the coding sequence TTGACGCGCATCATCGCCGGGACGGCCGGCGGCCGCCGCATCGCCACCCCCGCAGGCTCCGGCACCCGCCCGACCAGCGACCGCGTCCGCGAGGCGATCTTCTCCCGGCTCGAGCACCTCGACGTGCTGGCGGGCGCCCACGTCCTCGACCTCTACGCCGGGTCCGGCGCGCTCGGGCTCGAGGCCGCCTCCCGCGGCGCCGCGGAGGTCCTGCTGGTCGAGCAGGACCGGGGGGCCGCCGAGGTGATCCGGCGCAACGCCGCCGACCTGCGCCTCCCCGGCGTCACGGTGCGGCGCGACACCGTCGCCCGGGTCACGGGGGCCCCGTGCCCGGGTCCCCGACGGGACCTGGTGCTGGTGGACCCGCCATACGACCTGGGGGACGAGGCGCTCGGCGCGGTGCTCGCCGCCCTGGCCACGGGGGACTGGCTCGCACCGGGCGCGGTGCTCGTGGTCGAGCGCTCCTCGCGCTCCGGCCCGCCCACCTGGCCGCCGGCGCTGACCCCCGTCGGGGACAAGAGGTACGGCGAGACGACGGTGTGGTACGCCCGGCACGACCCCGCCGCGGACGGCTAG
- the rpmF gene encoding 50S ribosomal protein L32 — protein sequence MAVPKRKMSRSNTRSRRANWRTTATTLTTCPQCRAMKQPHLACPSCGTYNGRHYAVAERTELQG from the coding sequence GTGGCTGTCCCGAAGCGGAAGATGTCGCGCTCCAACACGCGTTCGCGCCGTGCCAACTGGCGCACCACCGCCACCACCCTCACCACCTGCCCGCAGTGCCGCGCCATGAAGCAGCCGCACCTGGCGTGCCCGTCGTGCGGGACCTACAACGGCCGTCACTACGCGGTCGCGGAGCGCACCGAGCTCCAGGGCTGA
- a CDS encoding acylphosphatase, with product MSQDTVRTTFFVRGTVQGVGFRWWTKAQALELGLVGHARNMDDGRVEVVAQGPADAVAELGRRLDPGAGEPQRDEGLLDRMTGGVRRRPGHVESCQAQSGTPREGVSGFVEK from the coding sequence ATGAGCCAGGACACCGTCAGGACGACCTTTTTCGTACGAGGCACGGTGCAGGGCGTGGGTTTTCGCTGGTGGACCAAGGCGCAGGCGCTCGAGCTGGGGCTGGTCGGGCACGCCCGCAACATGGACGACGGGCGGGTCGAGGTCGTGGCGCAGGGCCCGGCCGACGCCGTGGCCGAGCTCGGCCGGCGCCTCGACCCCGGCGCCGGGGAGCCGCAGCGGGACGAGGGGCTGCTCGACCGGATGACCGGCGGGGTGCGGCGCCGACCCGGCCACGTGGAGTCCTGCCAGGCCCAGTCGGGGACCCCGCGCGAGGGCGTCAGCGGGTTCGTGGAGAAGTAG
- a CDS encoding ATP-dependent DNA helicase RecG: protein MTPEISWTDRPPESTGLGTPLARLIGKTATVLEHAGLRTAGDLLRWFPRDYLEPRLTTRRLVEGQHLVIVGEVVRATVQPIRGNPRKKMLRATITDGTTQIDLTFFSHWGPAKDLAPGVRAVFSGKAGTFNGRWQLAHPDYQVIQETADLRELLPIYRAVDKVTSWRIGSAMDIMLDAVGEVPDPVPPELLARRDLVDLTTALRLVHQPRSWAEVETGRKRLRYDEALVLQTALVQRRAAAARDDGTARPGRPGGLLEAFDASLPFELTDGQRAVGEELAHELAGTHPMHVLLQGDVGSGKTVVALRAMLQVVDSGGQAALLAPTEVLAAQHERSVRALLGPLAEGGLLGGADDATRVVLLTGSMSTDARRRALSEAASGQAGIVIGTHALIQDTVQLADLGLVVVDEQHRFGVEQRDALRAKAARPPHVLVMTATPIPRSVAMTVFGDMETAMLRELPAGRSPIATHVVPQAQDAWMARVWQVVADQVAAGRQAYVVCSRIGEDAEAGFVDEVDPTPVDDLDPSATPDAPPRPDPISLLAAHERLRTATPQLAGLRIDLLHGRMLPADKDLAMSRFAAGETDVLVATTVIEVGVDIPNATVMVILDADRFGISQLHQLRGRVGRGQHPGTCFLVTQVEPVRGQGGAMPDPAIPESVAAQPPSWQRLLAVAGSTDGFALAEADLELRGEGDVLGAAQSGRRRRIRLLRLTRDADLIATARDDAQGLVADDPDLEAHPLMAAWLRETLDDESAAYLERG from the coding sequence GTGACGCCCGAGATCTCCTGGACCGACCGGCCCCCCGAGAGCACCGGCCTCGGCACGCCCCTGGCCCGGCTGATCGGCAAGACCGCCACCGTCCTCGAGCACGCCGGGCTGCGCACGGCGGGGGACCTGCTGCGGTGGTTCCCGCGCGACTACCTCGAGCCGCGGCTCACCACCCGGCGCCTCGTCGAGGGCCAGCACCTGGTGATCGTCGGCGAGGTCGTGCGGGCGACCGTGCAGCCCATCCGCGGCAACCCCCGCAAGAAGATGCTGCGGGCCACGATCACCGACGGCACGACCCAGATCGACCTGACCTTCTTCAGCCACTGGGGGCCCGCCAAGGACCTGGCGCCCGGGGTGCGGGCCGTCTTCTCGGGCAAGGCCGGAACCTTCAACGGCCGGTGGCAGCTGGCGCACCCGGACTACCAGGTGATCCAGGAGACGGCCGATCTGCGCGAGCTGCTGCCGATCTACCGCGCGGTCGACAAGGTCACCTCCTGGCGGATCGGCAGCGCGATGGACATCATGCTCGACGCCGTGGGGGAGGTGCCCGACCCGGTGCCGCCGGAGCTGCTGGCCCGGCGCGACCTCGTCGACCTGACCACGGCACTGCGGCTGGTCCACCAGCCCCGCAGCTGGGCGGAGGTCGAGACCGGGCGCAAGCGCCTGCGCTACGACGAGGCCCTCGTGCTGCAGACCGCGCTCGTGCAGCGCCGGGCCGCCGCCGCCCGCGACGACGGGACCGCCCGACCGGGTCGTCCCGGTGGCTTGCTGGAGGCCTTCGACGCCTCGCTGCCGTTCGAGCTGACCGACGGGCAGCGGGCCGTGGGGGAGGAGCTCGCCCACGAGCTGGCCGGCACCCACCCCATGCACGTCCTGCTGCAGGGCGACGTCGGCTCGGGCAAGACGGTCGTCGCGCTGCGGGCGATGCTGCAGGTCGTCGACTCCGGCGGCCAGGCTGCGCTGCTCGCCCCGACCGAGGTGCTCGCGGCCCAGCACGAGCGTTCGGTGCGCGCGCTGCTCGGGCCGCTCGCCGAGGGCGGCCTGCTCGGGGGCGCCGACGACGCCACCCGGGTCGTGCTGCTGACCGGGTCGATGTCCACCGACGCGCGTCGGCGCGCCCTGTCCGAGGCGGCGTCCGGCCAGGCGGGCATCGTCATCGGCACGCACGCCCTGATCCAGGACACGGTCCAGCTGGCCGACCTCGGGCTCGTGGTCGTGGACGAGCAGCACAGGTTCGGTGTCGAGCAGCGGGACGCGCTGCGCGCCAAGGCCGCCCGGCCGCCGCACGTGCTCGTGATGACGGCGACGCCGATCCCGCGCTCGGTCGCGATGACGGTCTTCGGCGACATGGAGACCGCGATGCTGCGCGAGCTCCCGGCCGGGCGTTCGCCGATCGCCACCCACGTCGTGCCCCAGGCCCAGGACGCCTGGATGGCCCGCGTCTGGCAGGTCGTCGCCGATCAGGTGGCCGCCGGTCGCCAGGCCTACGTCGTGTGCTCACGGATCGGGGAGGACGCGGAGGCCGGGTTCGTCGACGAGGTGGACCCGACCCCGGTGGACGACCTCGACCCCTCGGCGACGCCCGACGCCCCGCCGCGCCCGGACCCGATCAGCCTGCTCGCCGCCCACGAGCGCCTGCGCACCGCGACGCCGCAGCTCGCGGGCCTGCGGATCGATCTCCTGCACGGGCGCATGTTGCCGGCCGACAAGGACCTGGCGATGAGCAGGTTCGCGGCCGGGGAGACCGACGTGCTCGTCGCCACCACCGTCATCGAGGTCGGCGTGGACATCCCCAACGCGACGGTGATGGTGATCCTCGACGCCGACCGCTTCGGGATCAGCCAGCTGCACCAGCTCCGCGGTCGCGTGGGACGTGGTCAGCACCCTGGCACCTGCTTCCTGGTCACTCAGGTCGAGCCGGTGCGCGGGCAGGGCGGCGCCATGCCGGACCCGGCGATCCCGGAGTCCGTCGCCGCCCAGCCACCATCGTGGCAGCGGCTCCTCGCCGTGGCCGGGTCGACGGACGGCTTCGCGCTGGCCGAGGCCGACCTCGAGCTGCGTGGCGAGGGTGACGTGCTGGGCGCTGCGCAGAGCGGGCGTCGTCGGCGGATCCGCCTGCTGCGGCTCACCCGCGACGCCGACCTGATCGCCACGGCCCGCGACGACGCCCAGGGCCTGGTCGCGGACGACCCCGACCTGGAGGCCCACCCGCTCATGGCAGCCTGGCTGCGTGAGACCCTCGACGACGAGTCCGCGGCCTACCTCGAGCGCGGCTGA
- a CDS encoding DAK2 domain-containing protein produces MSRGAETRRRPLDVLDRRALRLWAVLSRAALAERREEIDALNVYPVPDGDTGTNMYLTIDAAVEGTVEAHEDEELTAFARATVLGARGNSGVIVSQLVRGLLDVIERPARAGGADGGVMAQAFRRASDLAYACVGDPAEGTILTVARQAAEAAEARARQAHASLSAVIDAAVTAAKEALERTPSQLAALRSAGVVDAGATGLVIVLDALKRVVDGGHEEAAVADVEPPLGVGAGEVVPADYDGPRYEIVHLLAGGGADELRALQGALMAIGDSVVVAGDGAVCRVHAHVDDPQEAQRLAAEVGEVSDVTITDLHRQAAAVRAAAAASSGWHGSPPAGETGPLVLVCTDGDGLRELFTQEGAVVVSSAPGARASVGAILEAARVDPQRPVLILPNDGDVLLAATAAAAELRARGRPAAVVPTRSDVAGLAALAVLDRAAELDDAQAAMLDAVQAVRSGAVATASRDARTPAGPCRAGDVLGLDEEEIVLVGTDPARVALALVERMLEAGGELVTLVAGAVSDEVLVGVQQHCAARHPQVDVVTHPGGQPAYLLLVGVE; encoded by the coding sequence ATGTCACGAGGGGCCGAGACCCGGCGACGGCCGCTGGACGTCCTCGACCGACGAGCCCTGCGCCTGTGGGCGGTCCTGTCCCGCGCCGCGCTCGCCGAGCGTCGCGAGGAGATCGACGCCCTCAACGTCTACCCGGTGCCCGACGGCGACACCGGCACCAACATGTACCTCACCATCGACGCCGCCGTGGAGGGCACCGTCGAGGCCCACGAGGACGAGGAGCTGACGGCCTTCGCGCGCGCCACCGTCCTCGGGGCCCGGGGCAACTCCGGGGTGATCGTCAGCCAGCTCGTGCGCGGCCTGCTCGACGTCATCGAGCGCCCGGCGCGCGCGGGGGGTGCCGACGGCGGGGTGATGGCTCAGGCCTTCCGTCGCGCCTCCGACCTGGCCTACGCCTGCGTCGGCGACCCCGCCGAGGGCACCATCCTCACCGTCGCGCGCCAGGCCGCGGAGGCCGCCGAGGCGCGGGCCCGGCAGGCCCACGCCTCGCTGAGCGCCGTCATCGACGCCGCCGTCACCGCGGCCAAGGAGGCGCTGGAGCGCACCCCCAGCCAGCTGGCCGCGCTGCGGTCCGCCGGGGTCGTCGACGCCGGGGCCACCGGCCTGGTGATCGTCCTGGACGCCCTCAAGCGGGTCGTCGACGGAGGCCACGAGGAGGCCGCGGTCGCCGACGTGGAGCCCCCGCTCGGCGTGGGCGCCGGCGAGGTGGTGCCGGCCGACTACGACGGCCCCCGCTACGAGATCGTGCACCTGCTCGCCGGGGGTGGCGCCGACGAGCTCCGGGCGCTGCAGGGCGCCCTCATGGCCATCGGCGACAGCGTGGTCGTGGCGGGGGACGGCGCGGTGTGCCGCGTCCACGCCCACGTCGACGACCCCCAGGAGGCGCAGCGCCTCGCCGCCGAGGTCGGGGAGGTGTCCGACGTGACCATCACCGACCTGCACCGCCAGGCCGCGGCGGTCCGGGCGGCCGCCGCAGCCTCCTCCGGGTGGCACGGGTCCCCACCGGCGGGGGAGACCGGCCCGCTGGTCCTGGTCTGCACCGACGGTGACGGGCTGCGAGAGCTCTTCACGCAGGAGGGAGCGGTGGTGGTGTCGAGCGCGCCGGGCGCCCGCGCCAGCGTCGGCGCCATCCTCGAGGCCGCCCGCGTGGACCCGCAGCGCCCCGTGCTGATCCTGCCCAACGACGGCGACGTGCTGCTGGCGGCGACCGCGGCGGCGGCCGAGCTGCGCGCGCGGGGCCGTCCGGCCGCCGTGGTCCCCACCCGCTCGGACGTGGCCGGGCTGGCCGCGCTCGCGGTGCTCGACCGGGCCGCCGAGCTGGACGACGCGCAGGCCGCGATGCTGGACGCGGTCCAGGCCGTGCGCAGCGGCGCCGTGGCCACCGCCAGCCGCGACGCCCGCACCCCGGCAGGTCCGTGCCGGGCCGGTGACGTGCTCGGGCTCGACGAGGAGGAGATCGTCCTCGTCGGGACCGACCCCGCCCGGGTCGCGCTGGCGCTCGTCGAGCGGATGCTGGAGGCCGGCGGCGAGCTGGTCACCCTGGTCGCCGGCGCCGTGAGCGACGAGGTCCTGGTGGGCGTGCAGCAGCACTGCGCCGCGCGGCACCCGCAGGTCGACGTGGTGACCCACCCGGGCGGGCAGCCGGCATACCTGCTGCTGGTGGGGGTCGAGTAG
- a CDS encoding PHP domain-containing protein encodes MGHHHHDHPHGHAHPHTHSHDHDLPVGPAEDLRVPDAELAPSDLGRRNFLRAAGVLGAGVAAAGFVTEQGTGTAAAAEQEAWHSSRRHGKGQRWLAGDHHIHTQFSSDGKYRVIDHVQHASAYGLDWMVITDHGSDQHAKIGVDTVNPLIQAARKEFDDMLVFQGLEWNIPAAEHGTVFVHPGANEVAVLKTFENSFDGSVKKATGSTPANEALALQGLAYLASAVGSREVKDALMLANHPARKGIDSPHEIRGWRDAPGRIAVGMEGAPGHQAAGLPKPSGPGSGRGYYDNAPGKDSFAGYPLESYRTFGGFDWMTATVGGLWDSLLAEGKPWWITANSDSHSVYLDTAVRGGPDSDFAKQGYYADPVNGPTPDTGSGDYWPGYYSRTHVGADRRDYASVMQGLRDGRVWVDHGRLVQDLDVRVRAGGREVGLGGVLTVKRGTQVELVVRIRKQALPNWAQFVPQLAKVDAIGGMVTGPVADRDTFTAPQTRVLRSWDVSTVGAGQWVELRYGPVTVGDAGVYVRLRGSDGKRTAPGLRGAAVDPAGPAIDVEGNANPWDDLWFYTNPIWVLPRA; translated from the coding sequence ATGGGTCACCACCACCACGACCACCCCCACGGTCACGCGCACCCCCACACCCACAGCCACGACCACGACCTGCCCGTCGGGCCCGCCGAGGACCTGCGGGTGCCGGACGCCGAGCTCGCCCCCTCCGACCTCGGGCGCCGCAACTTCCTGCGCGCCGCCGGGGTGCTGGGCGCCGGTGTGGCCGCGGCCGGGTTCGTCACCGAGCAGGGCACCGGCACCGCCGCCGCGGCCGAGCAGGAGGCGTGGCACTCCAGCCGTCGTCACGGCAAGGGCCAGCGCTGGCTCGCCGGCGACCACCACATCCACACGCAGTTCTCCTCCGACGGCAAGTACCGCGTGATCGACCACGTGCAGCACGCCAGCGCCTACGGCCTGGACTGGATGGTCATCACCGACCACGGCTCGGACCAGCACGCCAAGATCGGCGTCGACACGGTCAACCCGCTGATCCAGGCGGCCCGCAAGGAGTTCGACGACATGCTCGTCTTCCAGGGCCTGGAGTGGAACATCCCCGCCGCCGAGCACGGCACCGTCTTCGTGCACCCTGGCGCCAACGAGGTCGCGGTGCTGAAGACCTTCGAGAACTCCTTCGACGGGTCGGTCAAGAAGGCCACCGGCTCCACCCCGGCCAACGAGGCGCTCGCGCTGCAGGGCCTGGCCTACCTCGCGTCGGCCGTCGGCTCCCGCGAGGTCAAGGACGCCCTGATGCTCGCCAACCACCCGGCGCGCAAGGGCATCGACTCGCCCCACGAGATCCGCGGCTGGCGCGACGCCCCCGGCCGCATCGCCGTCGGCATGGAGGGCGCCCCCGGGCACCAGGCCGCCGGCCTGCCCAAGCCGTCCGGTCCGGGCAGCGGGCGCGGCTACTACGACAACGCGCCCGGCAAGGACAGCTTCGCGGGCTACCCGCTGGAGAGCTACCGCACCTTCGGCGGCTTCGACTGGATGACCGCCACCGTCGGCGGCCTCTGGGACAGCCTCCTCGCCGAGGGCAAGCCCTGGTGGATCACCGCCAACTCCGACAGCCACAGCGTCTACCTGGACACCGCGGTGCGCGGCGGCCCCGACAGCGACTTCGCCAAGCAGGGCTACTACGCCGACCCGGTCAACGGCCCGACGCCGGACACCGGCAGCGGCGACTACTGGCCCGGCTACTACAGCCGCACCCACGTCGGCGCCGACCGGCGTGACTACGCCTCGGTGATGCAGGGCCTGCGTGACGGCCGCGTCTGGGTCGACCACGGCCGGCTCGTGCAGGACCTGGACGTGCGGGTGCGCGCGGGTGGCCGCGAGGTCGGGCTCGGCGGGGTGCTCACCGTCAAGCGCGGGACGCAGGTCGAGCTCGTCGTGCGCATCCGCAAGCAGGCGCTGCCCAACTGGGCGCAGTTCGTCCCGCAGCTGGCCAAGGTCGACGCCATCGGCGGCATGGTGACCGGCCCGGTCGCCGACCGGGACACCTTCACCGCGCCGCAGACCCGGGTGCTGCGCAGCTGGGACGTCAGCACCGTCGGGGCCGGACAGTGGGTCGAGCTGCGCTACGGCCCGGTGACCGTCGGCGACGCCGGCGTCTACGTCCGGCTGCGCGGCTCGGACGGCAAGCGCACCGCCCCCGGCCTGCGCGGTGCCGCGGTCGACCCGGCGGGCCCGGCGATCGACGTCGAGGGCAACGCCAACCCGTGGGACGACCTGTGGTTCTACACCAACCCGATCTGGGTGCTCCCGCGCGCGTGA
- the mutM gene encoding bifunctional DNA-formamidopyrimidine glycosylase/DNA-(apurinic or apyrimidinic site) lyase: MPELPEVEVVRRGLESHVVGRHVDAVTLTGVRVARRHLPGPRDLESRLTGQDVLAADRRGKYLWLVVGRDEIPSGALVLHLGMSGQLLVQPATAAPQKHLHATLDLTDPATGPGSQLRFVDQRTFGGLAWADLVPDPATGPGEEGRRAFGIPASIVHIAPDPLEPAFDRAAVVRRMKARHVAVKRALLDQGLVSGIGNIYADEALWRAGVHGLRDTDALTRPALGRILDHAADVMREALAQGGTSFDALYVNVNGNSGYFDRSLDAYGRQGLPCRRCGTPMRREAFMNRSSHSCPRCQPRPRAPLAASGSR, encoded by the coding sequence GTGCCCGAGCTGCCCGAGGTCGAGGTGGTCCGCCGCGGCCTGGAGAGCCACGTCGTCGGCCGCCACGTCGACGCCGTCACGCTGACCGGGGTCCGGGTCGCGCGCCGGCACCTGCCCGGACCGCGCGACCTGGAGAGCCGCCTGACTGGCCAGGACGTGCTCGCCGCCGACCGCCGCGGCAAGTACCTCTGGCTCGTCGTCGGCCGCGACGAGATCCCCTCGGGGGCTCTGGTACTGCACCTCGGGATGAGCGGCCAGCTGCTGGTGCAGCCCGCCACCGCAGCGCCGCAGAAGCACCTGCACGCCACGCTGGACCTGACCGACCCCGCGACCGGGCCGGGCAGCCAGCTGCGGTTCGTCGACCAGCGCACCTTCGGCGGCCTCGCCTGGGCCGACCTGGTGCCGGACCCCGCGACGGGCCCGGGCGAGGAGGGGCGGCGGGCGTTCGGCATACCGGCCTCCATCGTGCACATCGCACCGGACCCGCTCGAGCCCGCCTTCGACCGCGCCGCCGTCGTGCGGCGGATGAAGGCGCGGCACGTGGCCGTCAAGCGCGCCCTGCTCGACCAGGGGCTGGTCAGCGGCATCGGCAACATCTATGCCGACGAGGCGCTGTGGCGCGCCGGCGTCCATGGGCTGCGCGACACCGACGCCCTCACCCGACCCGCCCTGGGCCGGATCCTCGACCACGCCGCGGACGTGATGCGAGAAGCGCTGGCGCAGGGTGGCACGTCCTTCGACGCGCTCTACGTCAACGTCAACGGCAACAGCGGCTACTTCGACCGGTCGCTCGACGCCTACGGCCGGCAGGGGCTGCCGTGCCGTCGCTGCGGGACCCCGATGCGTCGCGAGGCGTTCATGAACCGGTCCTCCCACTCCTGCCCGCGCTGCCAGCCGAGGCCTCGCGCCCCGCTTGCTGCCAGCGGTTCGCGATAG
- a CDS encoding YceD family protein, which produces MSRLDPRSPLVFDTRELGRRPGTMHTERREVAAPEDLGTDVIAVAPGSPVELDLRYESVLEGVLVSGTVTATATGACVRCLDQVTLPVEATFQELFAYADRARHHEEVSSDEDDDVRELEGDLLDLEPVLRDAVVPTLPFQPVCRADCPGLCSQCGERLADDPDHHHDVIDPRWSALQGLTINQEKRN; this is translated from the coding sequence ATGTCCCGTCTCGACCCCCGCTCGCCCCTGGTGTTCGACACCCGGGAGCTCGGCCGTCGCCCCGGGACCATGCACACCGAGCGGCGGGAGGTCGCGGCCCCCGAGGACCTCGGCACCGACGTCATCGCCGTCGCGCCGGGCAGCCCCGTGGAGCTGGACCTGCGCTACGAGTCCGTCCTGGAGGGCGTGCTCGTCAGCGGGACGGTGACGGCGACCGCGACCGGCGCCTGCGTGCGGTGCCTGGACCAGGTGACCCTCCCCGTGGAGGCGACCTTCCAGGAGCTGTTCGCCTACGCCGACCGAGCGCGCCACCACGAGGAGGTGTCCTCCGACGAGGACGACGACGTGCGCGAGCTCGAGGGGGACCTCCTCGACCTCGAGCCGGTGCTGAGGGACGCGGTGGTGCCCACGCTGCCGTTCCAGCCGGTGTGCCGGGCCGACTGCCCGGGCCTGTGCTCCCAGTGCGGAGAGCGGCTCGCCGACGACCCGGACCACCACCATGACGTGATCGACCCCCGGTGGTCGGCGCTGCAAGGTCTGACCATCAACCAAGAGAAGAGGAACTGA
- the rpmB gene encoding 50S ribosomal protein L28, with translation MAANCDVCGKGPSFGHSISHSHRRTKRTWTPNIQRVKALVGEAGVTPKRLNVCTSCLKAGKVKR, from the coding sequence GTGGCTGCCAACTGCGATGTCTGCGGCAAGGGACCGTCCTTCGGTCACAGCATCTCGCACTCGCACCGTCGCACCAAGCGGACCTGGACGCCCAACATCCAGCGCGTCAAGGCTCTGGTCGGCGAGGCGGGCGTGACCCCCAAGCGACTCAACGTCTGCACCTCCTGCCTCAAGGCGGGCAAGGTCAAGCGCTGA